The following proteins are encoded in a genomic region of Zea mays cultivar B73 chromosome 9, Zm-B73-REFERENCE-NAM-5.0, whole genome shotgun sequence:
- the LOC118473351 gene encoding NADH-ubiquinone oxidoreductase chain 5-like produces MYLLIVFLPLLGSSVAGFFGRFLGSEGTAIMTTTCVSFSSILSLIAFYEVALGASACYLRIAPWISSEMFDASWGFLFDSLTVVMLIVVTFISSLVHLYSISYMSEDPHSPRFMCYLSIFTFFMLMLVTGDNFLQLFLGWEGVGLASYLLIHFWFTRLQADKAAIKAMLVNRVGDFGLALGIFGCFTLFQTVDFSTIFACASAPRNEWIFCNMRFNAITLICILLFIGAVGKSAQIGLHTWLPDAMEGPTPVSALIHAATMVTAGVFMIARCSPLFEYSPTALIVITFAGAMTSFLAATTGILQNDLKRVIAYSTCSQLGYMIFACGISNYSVSVFHLMNHAFFKALLFLSAGSVIHAMSDEQDMRKMGGLPPPFL; encoded by the exons ATGTATCTACTTATTGTCTTTTTGCCTTTGCTCGGTAGTTCCGTAGCCGGTTTTTTCGGACGTTTTCTAGGATCTGAAGGAACCGCTATAATGACCACCACGTGCGTTTCATTTTCTTCGATCTTATCTTTGATTGCTTTTTATGAAGTCGCACTGGGAGCTAGTGCTTGCTATCTCAGAATAGCTCCATGGATCTCATCGGAAATGTTTGATGCTTCTTGGGGCTTCT TGTTCGATAGCCTGACCGTAGTGATGTTAATTGTGGTTACATTCATAAGTAGCTTGGTCCATCTTTATTCCATTTCATATATGTCTGAGGATCCGCATAGCCCTCGATTTATGTGTTATTTATCCATTTTTACTTTTTTTATGCTAATGTTGGTGACTGGAGATAACTTTCTTCAATTATTCCTGGGATGGGAGGGAGTAGGTCTTGCTTCATATTTGTTAATTCATTTCTGGTTTACACGACTTCAGGCGGATAAAGCAGCTATAAAAGCTATGCTTGTCAATCGAGTAGGTGATTTTGGATTAGCTCTTGGGATTTTTGGTTGTTTTACTCTCTTTCAAACAGTAGACTTTTCAACCATTTTTGCTTGTGCTAGTGCTCCCAGAAATGAATGGATTTTTTGCAATATGAGATTTAATGCCATAACTCTGATTTGTATTTTACTTTTTATTGGTGCAGTTGGGAAATCTGCACAGATAGGATTGCATACTTGGTTACCCGATGCAATGGAGGGTCCCACTCCAGTATCTGCTTTGATTCATGCAGCTACTATGGTCACTGCTGGCGTTTTCATGATAGCAAGGTGCTCCCCTTTATTTGAATACTCACCTACGGCTTTGATTGTTATTACTTTTGCGGGAGCTATGACGTCATTCCTTGCGGCAACCACTGGAATATTACAGAACGATCTAAAGAGGGTCATAGCTTATTCAACTTGCAGTCAATTAGGCTATATGATCTTTGCTTGCGGCATCTCTAACTATTCGGTTAGCGTCTTTCACTTAATGAATCACGCGTTTTTCAAAGCATTACTCTTCCTGAGTGCGGGTTCGGTGATTCATGCCATGTCGGATGAGCAAGATATGCGGAAGATGGGGGGCTTGCCTCCTCCTTTCCTTTGA